A stretch of the Ostrea edulis chromosome 9, xbOstEdul1.1, whole genome shotgun sequence genome encodes the following:
- the LOC125657639 gene encoding microtubule-associated protein futsch-like isoform X5, producing MASPFCKRFVRNHVIAGFIEHGCEDDSALNESMKAKKGRCRLSPNEEARLMKEENEKRRRLRLQQVREQSNRNAARIRQAVKQEKNKQLQKIASSLQDELEREKEEKIRHLENQYENSLRSIGQGHREASEQVDVEEERYLIQQESNRRADTRYKQALEKQRREQMFQEYEQKYQIIVRQTALEAEKERAKTIAALPPPPKDPVLELEQPERKPVKMTDIDNFTTTHYHIKEEYAVDKVKPGEQEDARVAAEEEEIRTKEMDLEKVCLYNDRLSRARVRHNNALEKELLSHDYNQILHDLSDLQRADRDRRQKVVANIPKQVFEPPHRRLEDRDERQKNMEEAFEDLYMADTNYMGDLSLALDPHPPPDTPTATESLETSVLTDNTPLQQPPVSRVPTILKDTSNIQKTQDDSLHKQPEKVLKKLMDRIKTQRQEWMSKSMQEVPDDGATMTTHPIHQVLSGKSTAPTLSEYSLSEQGSPGIENVEPAKVIQPQKSQRQHPQQNFQERTQSGQGEPVKQVEVPGFGVQNARTVEDILEQQKQIEEQKRLLEKKLQELNKRQQQLNTSVGGDMSHDQEMTTVNGQVYLQRQGLVAPRSSSMHPQPAQPPKSQNTSAPPPFQNGQYLNGAFHTSQGYTFPPTGGQPLLNGQASLSGPKWAEPPQSNRSQVSMSSVSHSWMEPPSLSQYTIPSSSSLPNIQAAPPSSHFPAPPVMTVTTAASIQPHLSTSQPPLTRSEAPGTFITPSLPIPSTVSMSMPTQSQLQAEHMRKVKEYQQQLLLKHEQSKRVLAETRAEIERRRQELLQRFPQLEFKSPVDGSVSQKEQNGFSDGIQVANQGDPKLLTSTTLSPNKAAMTSLLSQLASNPYYSARLSEPAAEQPSEAKAENGKNKFQKVRKSLAFDADDTLHETPGKPGQSPLYQPSPGSTTANETTDLNDTTMSSSTERGSPALPGRRSGLSTTSESDHSQLSTARNDLFEQRQQELRRQLEAIQRQKEEILQRHQVVQRKLPPQQLSQPEDRHLDYEEITEMESSDDQSALVDKTGQRLVPLPFKKTTVLGDHRPHELSTIQEVETSPSSARYSGVAASSRHSLSSTERSSASRNSTENYQRPTQAEPAVVSVTAGRPVTDTGYQTAQLDEVMARASEFTPGILDRLKQKTNDVFYNLGDEDSAESYKQLNFTPDSLSTGPLDELDVSSTLSTTPGSNFVVTPGSEKLSGVQNPAAMAGQYDSTNDSVYSSKSWADEFLSFHKLQAERASLESQSKSVKESLDSNAPRKAPVDRSYNVVHMSQDKFSPEFAKVGSDMDLSQYPMSETSDKSDRGGVSPAGRLESELSQYPISSEVSPGSQDNERTNRTSPQDKDSELNQASLTSTTESTSSYMDLKMDSNLLGTREFDFIGHSRVQIIPDNSRGEFASPDGQSYNISGKVDYASTPNHKSVPPSTKRLSQISQFTTSPEETEIQAGSARFPQPGGHFQGLPHMDDSEHQPLVHPLVFTKVSGPSGLPSVTEVRESQTSDQSNRSDSNFLSKLPDESSLSQFTVTTTDQSSKDDLSLTQITVNTESPSKALGSLSQFSFKSSPDVHAKTDSSLSQYSVESPGAQNMSDKSMKNTSSSTSQDEEDESFVAKKFANLDQLIQESRDLITKHKQLITKNKEISSSGSGGVPSSFTTPSGDPSGFTTPEVQNETVPDSFGRSNTHYTGLESTGDLSTGSQISCLESSSFQQLTRESGITDDPDLTLLSVTSDIAEQTEEITGEITHRSDGTSGGDSILSFEQHEQSLRSSPDREFNDNYFQDLAVPRSNDTNNAFRPVPTVQRDAGDENVFRAVPVMVSPTLALSMKFSSSQDIMFNKPPVSWSKELEEDEKNVDVKPKRNSDPLISKVQEQRAELEKTATEAKQKVQKASGLNRALLPRSGGPGATTQAKTGTKATKESNKPNPMSLGQFISSRKEGASLMGKKSDNKPVPQPKPQRPGAGSVNGGTGMSKTLSSWKKSRGVKSTVPPPTRSSDLPSTSSKSFPSQKPVSSQSSEDRMYERNIRAYNPRLFRLQNRIAHQENQLSKSEDDKRKSSTHTEKVKEFQKLPDNFHSLFIIDLQKLSKLQENMMKKQMMKKHHSK from the exons GTGGATGTGGAGGAGGAGCGATATTTGATACAGCAGGAATCGAACAGGCGAGCAGATACACGATATAAACAGGCCCTGGAGAAACAGCGACGTGAGCAGATGTTCCAGGAGTACGAACAGAAGTACCAGATTATCGTCAG ACAAACAGCATTAGAAGCAGAGAAGGAAAGAGCCAAAACTATAGCTGCCTTACCACCTCCTCCTAAAGACCCAGTGCTGGAACTGGAACAGCCAGAGA GGAAGCCTGTTAAAATGACTGACATTGATAACTTCACCACCACTCACTATCACATTAAGGAGGAGTATGCAGTCGATAAGGTCAAGCCCGGTGAACAG GAAGACGCCAGAGTGGCAGCAGAAGAGGAGGAAATCAGAACAAAAGAAATGGACCTGGAAAAAGTCTGTCTCTATAACGACCGCCTGTCTCGGGCCAGAGTGAGGCACAATAACGCTCTAGAGAAGGAGCTCCTATCTCAC GACTATAATCAGATTCTACATGACCTCAGTGACCTCCAGAGAGCCGACAGGGATAGAAGACAAAAGGTGGTGGCTAATATCCCG AAGCAAGTGTTTGAACCTCCACACCGACGCCTGGAGGACAGAGATGAACGTCAGAAAAACATGGAGGAAGCTTTTGAAGACCTGTACATGGCTGACACAA attaCATGGGTGACCTGAGCCTTGCACTAGACCCTCACCCTCCCCCAGACACGCCGACAGCCACAGAGTCTCTGGAAACTTCGGTCCTGACGGACAATACTCCCCTTCAGCAGCCCCCGGTCTCCAGGGTGCCAACCATACTGAAGGACACCTCAAATATTCAGAAAACGCAGGATGACAGTTTACATAAACAGCCAG AGAAGGTTCTGAAGAAGCTGATGGACAGGATCAAAACCCAGAGACAGGAATGGATGTCAAAATCCATGCAGGAAGTTCCTGATGATGGTGCAACCATGACGACACATCCTATTCACCAAGTGTTGTCAGGAAAAAGCACAG CGCCTACACTGTCAGAATACTCACTCTCAGAACAAGGATCACCTGGTATTGAAAATGTAGAACCTGCCAAGGTCATTCAGCCTCAGAAGTCGCAAAGACAACACCCACAACAGAATTTTCAGGAGAGAACCCAGTCTGGACAGGGAGAACCAGTTAAACAG GTTGAAGTTCCGGGGTTTGGTGTACAGAATGCTCGCACTGTAGAAGACATCTTGGAACAACAAAAGCAGATAGA GGAACAGAAAAGACTACTAGAGAAGAAACTGCAAGAACTGAACAAAAGGCAACAGCAGCTCAACACATCAGTGGGAGGAGACATGTCACATGACCAAGAAATGACTACTGTAAACGGACAGGTTTATCTGCAACGCCAGGGACTGGTGGCACCAAGATCAAGCAGTATGCATCCGCAACCTGCCCAACCCCCCAAGTCACAAAACACCTCTGCACCACCGCCATTTCAAAATGGACAGTATTTAAATGGAGCGTTCCATACATCTCAAGGTTATACATTTCCACCGACAGGTGGGCAACCTTTGTTGAATGGGCAGGCTTCACTAAGTGGGCCAAAGTGGGCAGAGCCACCTCAGTCAAATCGTTCACAGGTTTCTATGTCATCTGTGTCCCACAGCTGGATGGAGCCCCCATCTCTCTCACAGTACACCATCCCATCCAGTTCATCCTTACCAAACATCCAGGCAGCACCGCCATCTTCACACTTTCCTGCACCTCCTGTTATGACTGTAACAACTGCTGCTTCCATCCAAcctcacctgagtactagtcaGCCTCCTCTGACACGTTCAGAGGCACCTGGTACTTTTATCACCCCTTCACTGCCAATTCCTTCCACAGTCTCCATGTCCATGCCAACACAATCACAACTACAGGCAGAGCACATGAGGAAAGTGAAAGAGTATCAGCAACAACTCCTACTCAAACATGAACAGAGTAAACGAGTCCTGGCGGAAACCAGGGCAGAAATCGAAAGACGCCGACAGGAACTTCTGCAGCGgtttcctcaattggaattcaAGTCTCCAGTGGATGGATCAGTGAGTCAGAAAGAACAGAATGGATTCAGTGACGGTATTCAAGTCGCTAATCAAGGGGATCCCAAACTTCTGACCTCCACTACATTGTCTCCAAACAAAGCAGCCATGACGTCTCTCCTGTCCCAGTTAGCAAGCAATCCGTACTACTCTGCCCGACTGTCAGAACCTGCAGCAGAACAGCCGTCAGAAGCCAAAGCCgagaatggaaaaaataaatttcaaaaagtgAGAAAGTCCTTGGCCTTTGATGCTGATGATACTCTACATGAAACACCTGGGAAACCCGGGCAATCACCACTGTATCAACCAAGCCCGGGCTCAACCACTGCAAATGAAACAACAGACCTAAACGACACCACTATGTCCTCTTCAACAGAGAGGGGGAGTCCAGCATTGCCTGGGAGGAGGTCGGGTTTATCCACTACATCTGAGTCGGATCATTCCCAACTGAGTACTGCAAGAAACGATTTGTTCGAACAACGACAGCAAGAGTTACGGCGACAGCTGGAGGCCATACAGAGGCAGAAGGAAGAGATTTTACAGCGCCACCAAGTGGTACAGAGAAAATTGCCGCCTCAGCAACTGTCACAACCTGAAGATCGTCATCTAGACTATGAGG AAATCACTGAGATGGAGTCCTCTGATGACCAATCGGCATTGGTTGATAAGACAGGTCAAAGGTTAGTCCCACTTCCCTTTAAAAAGACTACTGTACTGGGAGATCACAGGCCTCATGAACTAAGTACCATTCAG GAAGTTGAGACTTCGCCATCCAGTGCTAGGTACTCAGGGGTAGCAGCATCAAGTCGCCATAGTTTGTCCTCCACGGAGAGGAGCTCAGCGTCACGAAATTCCACAGAAAACTACCAGCGACCCACTCAGGCAGAGCCAGCAGTAGTGTCTGTCACAGCTGGCCGGCCAGTCACTGACACTGGATATCAGACGGCACAGCTGGACGAGGTGATGGCCAGGGCCTCCGAGTTCACCCCCGGCATACTGGACAGGCTGAAGCAGAAGACTAATGACGTGTTTTATAATCTGGGGGATGAGGACTCAGCTGAATCATATAAACAGTTGAACTTCACACCTGATTCCCTTTCTACTG GTCCCTTGGATGAATTGGATGTGTCTTCCACTCTCTCTACAACGCCTGGATCCAACTTTGTGGTAACGCCCGGATCTGAAAAGTTGTCTGGAGTACAGAATCCTGCTGCAATGGCTGGACAGTATGACAGCACAAATGATTCTGTCTACAGTTCTAAATCTTGGGCAGATGAATTCTTGTCATTTCATAAACTTCAAGCGGAGAGAGCCTCCCTGGAATCACAATCTAAGTCTGTTAAAGAGTCTTTGGACAGTAACGCGCCTCGCAAGGCACCTGTAGACAGAAGTTACAATGTAGTACATATGAGCCAGGATAAATTTTCTCCAGAATTTGCCAAGGTCGGATCTGATATGGATCTGTCACAGTATCCCATGTCAGAGACCAGTGATAAATCAGACCGTGGCGGCGTGTCTCCTGCAGGCAGACTGGAGTCGGAACTGTCTCAGTACCCGATATCTTCTGAGGTTTCCCCGGGCAGTCAAGACAATGAGAGAACCAACAGAACGTCTCCTCAAGACAAGGATAGTGAACTTAATCAAGCAAGTCTGACATCGACTACGGAAAGCACCAGCAGCTACATGGATCTGAAAATGGATAGCAACTTACTAGGGACCAGGGAGTTTGATTTTATTGGGCACAGTCGAGTTCAGATAATTCCTGATAACAGCCGAGGAGAATTTGCTTCACCAGACGGTCAGTCTTACAATATCAGTGGTAAAGTGGACTATGCCAGTACCCCAAACCACAAATCAGTGCCACCCTCCACAAAGAGACTTTCACAAATTTCTCAGTTCACAACCTCTCCAGAAGAGACAGAAATTCAGGCAGGATCGGCAAGGTTCCCCCAGCCAGGTGGACATTTTCAAGGTCTGCCTCACATGGATGACTCCGAGCATCAACCACTTGTCCACCCTCTGGTCTTTACCAAAGTTTCCGGTCCTAGTGGTCTTCCTAGTGTGACGGAGGTCAGAGAGAGTCAAACATCAGACCAGAGTAACCGATCAGATAGTAATTTCCTCTCCAAGCTGCCCGACGAATCGTCTCTCAGTCAGTTCACCGTGACGACCACGGACCAGTCATCTAAGGACGACCTCTCGTTAACTCAGATAACAGTGAACACAGAATCTCCATCAAAGGCACTGGGATCCCTCTCCCAGTTCTCCTTCAAGTCTAGTCCTGACGTTCATGCTAAAACGGATTCTTCTTTGAGTCAATACAGTGTGGAAAGTCCTGGGGCTCAAAACATGTCTGACAAATCAATGAAGAACACCTCATCTTCCACTAGCCAAGACGAGGAAGATGAAAGTTTTGTAGCTAAAAAGTTTGCCAATTTAGACCAGTTAATTCAAGAATCACGAGACTTAATAACCAAACATAAACAACTGATCACAAAGAATAAGGAGATTAGTTCATCGGGTTCAGGCGGTGTTCCCAGCAGTTTCACAACTCCAAGTGGTGATCCCAGTGGTTTCACAACCCCAGAGGTTCAGAACGAGACCGTGCCAGACAGCTTTGGTAGGAGCAATACACACTACACAGGACTAGAAAGCACTGGGGATCTCAGCACTGGAAGTCAGATAAGCTGTTTAGAAAGCAGCAGTTTTCAACAG CTGACGAGGGAGAGTGGTATTACGGATGACCCCGACCTGACCTTGCTATCTGTGACCTCTGACATTGCTGAGCAGACTGAAGAAATTACCGGAGAAATAACTCACCGATCGGATGGAACCAGTGGGGGAGACTCTATCTTGTCTTTCGAGCAACATGAACAGAGTTTGAGAAGTTCTCCAGACAGAGAATTCAACGACAACTACTTTCAAGATTTAGCAG TACCCCGAAGCAATGACACGAACAATGCATTCCGTCCTGTCCCTACTGTCCAGAGAGATGCTGGGGATGAGAATGTCTTTCGAGCTGTGCCAGTTATGGTCAGTCCAACCCTCGCTCTGTCCATGAAGTTCAGTAGTTCTCAGGACATTATGTTCAACAAACCTCCAGTGTCATGGTCAAAGGAGCTGGAAGAAGACGAGAAAAATGTGGACGTGAAACCTAAACGTAACTCAGACCCTCTCATCAGCAAAGTCCAAGAGCAGAGAGCTGAGCTTGAAAAGACAGCCACAGAAGCAAAACAGAAAGTACAGAAGGCCTCAGGACTAAACAGGGCACTGCTGCCTCGATCTGGAGGACCAGGGGCAACAACTCAAGCAAAGACAGGAACTAAGGCAACAAAAGAGAGCAACAAACCAAATCCCATGAGTTTAGGTCAGTTTATATCCTCCAGGAAAGAGGGTGCTTCCTTAATGGGGAAGAAGTCAGATAATAAGCCTGTTCCTCAACCAAAACCACAGAGACCCGGAGCAGGAAGTGTGAATGGGGGCACAGGCATGTCTAAAACCCTGTCTTCGTGGAAGAAGAGTCGCGGAGTCAAGTCCACAG TTCCACCCCCCACCAGATCCAGCGATCTTCCATCTACCTCCTCCAAATCATTTCCGTCACAGAAACCCGTCAGTTCCCAAAGTTCAGAGGACAGGATGTATGAACGTAACATCAG